In Bythopirellula goksoeyrii, a single window of DNA contains:
- a CDS encoding cytochrome P450, whose translation MNQLPNAPGPPAGILGLNLARQFSRDPLAFTTEMVREYGPLVHLRFGPQHAFIAAGPKAIHEVLVAGSRTFRKEPRTRNAVRKIDGKGIITTEGDFWLRQRRLVQKGFSADRMEGYAQVTTQRVNQMLARWPDSGDLEICDEMTCLTLETIAETMFEVDMAADSRELAEQVEYLSERLVVEMGSPLQLPDWLPLPAKRKKRTSLRALHDMVRRVVENRRKSGNTDRGDMLSMLLTAVDTEGDGGQMTDQQVCDEITTLFVAGYDTTASGLAWTWYLLAQHPEIAEKATAETRRVLSNRAACYEDFDKLFYIRRIINESLRLYPPAWLIMLRQATVATQLMGYHVPRKSWIYLAPWVTQRSERWFADPLKFDPDRFSPERIAEIPQHAYYPFGLGPHRCIGEKLALLEMTLIVASVLRKFHVTLAANQGSVEVEAHTAIRPRGGLRLRVERHGQQL comes from the coding sequence ATGAACCAATTACCCAACGCCCCGGGACCTCCAGCTGGAATATTGGGGTTAAACCTCGCCCGCCAATTCTCGCGGGATCCGCTCGCCTTCACCACCGAGATGGTCCGCGAGTATGGGCCACTGGTGCATCTGCGGTTCGGGCCGCAACATGCGTTCATTGCAGCAGGGCCGAAAGCAATTCATGAAGTACTCGTGGCCGGCAGTCGCACTTTTCGCAAGGAACCGCGAACCCGCAATGCCGTGCGCAAGATCGATGGCAAAGGAATCATCACCACTGAAGGCGATTTCTGGCTGCGGCAGCGGCGACTCGTCCAGAAAGGATTTAGTGCGGATCGTATGGAGGGCTATGCCCAGGTAACCACGCAACGAGTCAATCAAATGCTCGCGCGCTGGCCCGATTCGGGGGATCTGGAAATATGCGATGAGATGACCTGCCTTACGCTCGAAACAATCGCCGAGACAATGTTTGAAGTCGACATGGCTGCTGACTCTCGTGAATTGGCTGAGCAAGTTGAATACCTCTCAGAGCGTCTGGTCGTGGAGATGGGGAGCCCACTGCAACTCCCTGATTGGCTCCCGCTCCCTGCCAAGCGCAAGAAACGCACTTCATTGAGAGCGTTGCACGATATGGTTCGTCGCGTGGTGGAAAACCGTCGCAAGAGTGGCAACACAGATCGGGGCGACATGCTCTCGATGCTACTCACTGCTGTCGATACCGAAGGGGACGGCGGGCAGATGACCGACCAACAGGTGTGTGACGAAATTACAACCCTATTCGTCGCCGGCTACGACACGACTGCATCCGGTTTGGCATGGACCTGGTACCTGTTGGCCCAACATCCAGAAATCGCAGAAAAGGCCACGGCCGAAACCCGGCGCGTGCTAAGCAATCGCGCGGCTTGCTACGAGGACTTCGACAAACTTTTCTATATCCGTCGCATTATCAACGAATCATTGCGACTCTATCCACCTGCGTGGTTAATCATGCTACGTCAAGCGACAGTGGCCACACAGCTCATGGGCTACCATGTGCCACGCAAGAGCTGGATCTATCTTGCCCCCTGGGTCACGCAGCGTAGCGAGCGCTGGTTTGCCGATCCGCTGAAGTTTGACCCTGATCGATTCTCTCCCGAGCGGATCGCAGAGATTCCTCAGCATGCCTACTACCCCTTCGGTTTGGGTCCACACCGCTGCATCGGCGAGAAGCTTGCCCTCTTGGAAATGACACTCATAGTCGCATCCGTGCTGCGCAAGTTCCACGTGACATTGGCAGCCAATCAGGGCTCGGTCGAAGTAGAAGCCCATACTGCCATCCGCCCACGGGGAGGATTACGTTTAAGAGTGGAAAGACATGGACAGCAATTGTAG
- a CDS encoding NAD-dependent epimerase/dehydratase family protein, which translates to MHKALVTGATGFVGSNLVVALRRLGWSVRTLVRDPTRAAHLAELDAEIVTGSLQVLDKLSEAVAGVDTVFHVAGRVSALNRQQFFEDNVVGTRTVMEACAKEPNSPIVVMVSSLAAGGPSQPGSPRQETDPDNPVSAYGESKLAAENEACKLANRVPLTIIRPPVVFGPGDHNSFKLFQGICMTRLHAVPGLRSMPMSIVHVADLSTALVQLAENGARVQPGTDHSAGVYYISSGRTISYGDFGRLAAAGLGKRVFVLPLPKAMFWIVGGAMEGIGQIRRKPGIFNWDKVREAVASGWECSDEKLRRDVGYKPAAPLEQRFADTATWYREQGWLKT; encoded by the coding sequence ATGCACAAAGCACTAGTCACTGGAGCAACTGGATTTGTAGGCTCGAATCTGGTGGTCGCACTGCGCAGACTCGGGTGGTCGGTACGAACCCTGGTGCGCGATCCAACGCGGGCCGCTCATCTGGCGGAGTTGGATGCCGAAATTGTAACCGGATCGCTCCAAGTACTCGATAAGCTCTCCGAAGCCGTTGCTGGCGTGGATACTGTGTTTCATGTTGCAGGTCGTGTCTCAGCACTCAACCGACAACAGTTCTTCGAAGACAATGTCGTAGGGACTCGAACCGTAATGGAGGCCTGTGCCAAGGAGCCAAATTCACCAATCGTGGTGATGGTCAGTTCGCTTGCCGCTGGAGGTCCGAGCCAACCTGGAAGTCCCCGACAGGAGACGGATCCTGACAACCCTGTCTCCGCCTATGGCGAGAGCAAACTCGCGGCGGAGAATGAAGCATGCAAGCTAGCAAATCGTGTCCCGCTCACAATCATCCGACCTCCAGTAGTCTTCGGCCCAGGAGATCACAACAGCTTCAAGCTATTTCAAGGCATCTGTATGACTCGGCTCCACGCAGTGCCCGGCCTACGGTCGATGCCCATGTCGATCGTGCATGTAGCCGATTTATCTACCGCACTGGTGCAACTTGCAGAAAATGGTGCGCGGGTGCAGCCGGGCACCGACCATTCAGCGGGTGTGTACTACATCAGCTCAGGTCGTACAATCAGCTACGGTGATTTTGGTCGACTCGCCGCCGCGGGACTAGGCAAACGCGTCTTCGTTCTGCCACTTCCCAAAGCTATGTTTTGGATAGTGGGAGGTGCCATGGAAGGTATTGGTCAGATCCGGCGCAAGCCGGGTATCTTCAATTGGGACAAGGTCCGCGAAGCAGTAGCCAGCGGATGGGAATGCAGCGATGAGAAACTTCGCCGAGATGTAGGTTACAAACCAGCCGCCCCATTGGAACAGCGCTTCGCCGACACAGCCACATGGTATCGTGAACAAGGGTGGCTGAAAACTTAG
- a CDS encoding M20 metallopeptidase family protein gives MNNKFLPVVLTMMFFFGQHCSNVAGESTQSVNTWLEKNLEKYVTVYKELHASPELSFEEERTAAKMAAATREMGFEVTEHVGGHGVVGVLKNGDGPTLLLRADMDALPVVEETGLPYASEVRTKDERGVTVGVMHACGHDMHMTMMLATLDYLASHRSAWQGTLVAIFQPAEERGAGAKAMIADGLLTKFSRPDYALALHVSSERPAGKLGIGSGYTQANVDSVDITIRGRGGHGAQPDQTIDPVVIAAKLILDLQTIVSRELNPTDPAVITVGSIHGGTKHNIIGDECKLQLTVRSYSDEARAHLAEAIRRKAFAAAASAGAPDPIVEQSEGTPSLYNDPELSDRLRPVLSNALGEENLEVKQPSMGGEDFGRYGRAGVPIQMMSIGSVSQERLDEYDSKEGVPSLHSSKYYPDIEPTLRTGVITLTTAAEDLLPPKQSR, from the coding sequence ATGAACAACAAGTTTCTTCCCGTGGTTCTCACCATGATGTTCTTCTTTGGACAGCATTGCTCGAACGTGGCTGGAGAGTCAACTCAATCGGTCAATACGTGGCTGGAAAAGAATCTTGAAAAGTACGTCACTGTGTACAAAGAGCTTCATGCCTCACCGGAACTCTCGTTCGAGGAAGAAAGAACCGCTGCCAAGATGGCGGCTGCCACCCGCGAAATGGGATTTGAGGTAACCGAACATGTTGGCGGACATGGAGTCGTCGGTGTGCTAAAGAATGGCGACGGCCCCACGCTCCTCTTGCGGGCCGACATGGATGCCCTGCCCGTGGTCGAAGAGACTGGCTTGCCCTATGCATCAGAAGTTCGCACGAAGGATGAGCGCGGAGTGACCGTCGGCGTGATGCATGCATGTGGACACGACATGCACATGACGATGATGCTCGCCACACTGGATTACCTCGCCAGCCACCGCTCTGCATGGCAAGGGACTTTGGTCGCCATTTTCCAGCCCGCCGAGGAACGAGGTGCGGGGGCCAAGGCGATGATTGCCGATGGACTGCTCACGAAGTTTTCCCGTCCAGATTACGCTCTCGCCTTGCACGTCTCCTCAGAGCGACCTGCGGGCAAGCTGGGTATCGGCAGCGGCTACACGCAAGCCAATGTCGACAGCGTCGATATCACCATTCGAGGTCGCGGCGGCCATGGCGCCCAACCCGATCAAACTATCGATCCTGTTGTGATTGCTGCCAAGTTGATCCTCGATTTGCAAACCATTGTCAGCCGTGAATTAAATCCCACCGACCCGGCGGTCATCACCGTGGGTTCAATTCACGGCGGCACCAAACACAACATTATCGGCGACGAGTGCAAGCTGCAATTGACGGTGCGCAGTTATTCCGATGAGGCCCGTGCTCATCTGGCCGAGGCCATCCGCCGCAAAGCATTCGCTGCCGCAGCGAGCGCGGGTGCCCCAGATCCAATCGTTGAGCAGTCCGAAGGAACACCGTCACTCTACAACGACCCCGAACTGTCTGACCGGCTCCGACCAGTACTTAGCAACGCCCTTGGTGAAGAGAATCTCGAAGTCAAGCAGCCCTCGATGGGTGGCGAGGATTTTGGCCGTTACGGCCGCGCCGGGGTGCCGATCCAAATGATGAGCATCGGCTCGGTCAGCCAAGAGCGGCTCGATGAATACGATTCCAAAGAAGGTGTTCCCTCACTGCACTCGTCAAAATACTACCCCGATATCGAACCAACCCTCCGCACGGGAGTGATAACCCTCACCACCGCCGCCGAGGATCTTTTGCCGCCAAAGCAATCCCGTTAG
- a CDS encoding GNAT family N-acetyltransferase, with protein MAHLEVIPVSNRHERKLFFNLPWDLYRDDPNWVPPLRMVQKELLNYRYHPFYDTAEIQTFVALRDGKPCGRIAAFVNHAHNRWYDEQRGFFGFFETVEEEEVAGRLFDTARAWHAERGIEAIRGPMNPSLNYECGLLIDGFDEGPWYMMTYNKPYYGKFVENYGFRKAQDSYAFWGHVDMLEEVSKRLYSLSHILLDRFELKCRRMDTRRFDKDVNTFLEIYNQSLISTWGFVPMSKGEVKKQAAGMKQMIVPELTTIAEIDGKPVGTMFGLLDYNPRIKEIDGKLFPFGFLKLLRKRKELTRVRLISTNVLPEYQSWGIGIALVARLVPDALAWGIKEAEFSWVLESNDLSFKTLKKGGAKITKQYRFYDYGPKDTTRNAKFME; from the coding sequence ATGGCTCACCTGGAAGTGATACCTGTTTCTAACCGGCACGAACGGAAGCTGTTCTTCAATCTTCCGTGGGATCTTTACCGTGATGATCCCAATTGGGTTCCCCCGTTGCGGATGGTGCAGAAGGAACTTCTAAATTATCGATACCATCCCTTCTATGATACGGCAGAGATCCAGACCTTCGTCGCCTTGCGAGACGGCAAGCCTTGCGGACGGATCGCGGCTTTTGTGAATCATGCCCATAATCGTTGGTATGACGAGCAGCGAGGATTCTTTGGATTCTTTGAAACGGTTGAGGAGGAAGAAGTCGCTGGAAGGTTGTTCGACACTGCGCGGGCCTGGCATGCAGAACGCGGCATCGAAGCCATTCGTGGGCCGATGAATCCTTCGTTGAATTATGAATGTGGGCTCTTGATCGACGGCTTCGACGAGGGTCCCTGGTATATGATGACCTACAACAAGCCGTACTATGGCAAGTTTGTCGAAAACTATGGATTCCGCAAGGCACAGGATTCCTATGCCTTTTGGGGGCATGTCGACATGCTCGAAGAGGTTTCCAAACGACTATATTCTCTGAGCCATATCTTGCTCGACCGCTTTGAACTCAAGTGCCGTCGGATGGATACGCGGCGATTTGACAAGGACGTGAACACATTCTTGGAGATCTACAATCAATCTCTCATCTCCACCTGGGGCTTTGTTCCTATGTCGAAGGGCGAAGTTAAGAAGCAAGCCGCCGGGATGAAACAGATGATCGTCCCAGAGCTCACCACGATTGCCGAGATTGATGGCAAACCAGTTGGCACCATGTTTGGCCTGTTGGACTACAACCCGCGAATCAAAGAGATCGACGGCAAGCTGTTTCCCTTTGGATTTTTGAAACTTCTACGTAAACGCAAAGAACTGACTCGTGTGCGACTGATCAGCACGAACGTCCTTCCCGAGTACCAGAGTTGGGGCATCGGAATTGCGCTAGTCGCCCGACTAGTTCCTGATGCACTGGCCTGGGGTATCAAAGAAGCCGAGTTTTCCTGGGTGCTTGAGAGCAATGATCTCTCGTTCAAAACGCTCAAGAAGGGTGGGGCCAAGATTACCAAGCAATACCGCTTCTACGACTATGGCCCGAAAGATACCACGCGCAACGCGAAGTTCATGGAGTAG
- the uvrA gene encoding excinuclease ABC subunit UvrA: protein MDISSLGGRLDGFATLLDRLLGAALSRWTLRIRMANITAILDPHTSDFPLGADEVIRIRGARTHNLADVDLDIPHHRLVVMTGLSGSGKSSLAFDTLLAEGQRQYVESLSTYARQFFDQLERPDVDVIEGLQPTIAINQQAASTNPRSTVATVTEIYDFLRVLMARVGEVACPDCGTAISQQTPTEIHERIAVLPEQTKVMILAPMVRGRKGKHTEVLDRIRREGFVRVRIDGQTYELEQLPELKSGKHHDIDAVVDRVIIREGLDNRLAESVRLALKHGEGALRISYLTPEAKAELNGNGSNGNGGQNGQGWEERVFSTLYACPDCKRNLAEVEPRTFSFNSPYGACPTCDGLASREGFDPELVLTDMNLSLSGGAIAPWRGVTGARKKRHQELISAFLAKATVNDETPLAEWPDETRRQFLNGDGAKWAGLLAHLEMDYAQAKRDSVRQRLEQFRSEVVCEDCGGARLQPEGRSCRLAGLAIHEITALAIDAAHDYFSALQFPPQQQPIGEPLVAEILKRLRFLKQVGVEYLSLDRPADTLSGGEMQRVRLATGIGSGLVGVLYILDEPSIGLHPRDNDLLIKSLQELQQQGNSVLIVEHDEAVMRAADWLIDIGPGAGKGGGTIVSQGTPDQVAADTDSLTGDYLAGRKQINVPKERRKIAKTRSIQLEGARVHNLADIDVEFPLGTLTCVTGVSGSGKSSLVVDTLANALARKLNGASAKPGPYRALRGASKLERLIHVDQSPIGRTPRSNPATYTGVFDEIRRVFAGTKHAKQLGYKLGRFSFNTKGGRCEECQGQGVKRIEMRFLPDLFVTCPTCHGRQFNRQTLAVRYKEKSIADVLAMSIADAAVFFENHPAIHRILTSLVEVGLGYLALGQRSTTLSGGEAQRIKLAAELGKPSPGKTLYILDEPTTGLHTDDIRRLLIVLQKLVDLEHTVIVIEHNLDVIKCADWVIDLGPEGGQGGGQLVAVGTPEEVAQCETSHTGRYLQVILP, encoded by the coding sequence TTGGATATTTCCTCCCTCGGTGGTAGGCTGGACGGTTTTGCCACCCTGCTCGATCGCTTGCTGGGGGCAGCCCTTAGCCGCTGGACCCTTCGCATCCGCATGGCAAATATTACTGCTATCCTTGACCCCCATACTAGCGATTTCCCGCTAGGAGCCGACGAGGTGATCCGGATCCGCGGGGCACGGACCCACAACCTCGCGGACGTCGATCTCGACATCCCTCACCACCGCTTGGTGGTCATGACAGGACTCAGCGGGTCGGGTAAAAGTTCGCTCGCTTTTGATACTTTGCTTGCTGAGGGGCAGCGGCAGTATGTGGAAAGTCTCTCGACCTATGCTCGCCAGTTCTTCGACCAGCTCGAACGGCCTGACGTGGACGTTATCGAGGGACTGCAGCCAACAATTGCGATCAATCAACAGGCCGCTAGCACCAATCCCCGCAGCACCGTGGCGACGGTGACCGAGATATATGACTTCTTGCGCGTGCTCATGGCACGGGTCGGCGAGGTGGCGTGTCCCGACTGTGGCACGGCCATCTCGCAACAGACGCCAACAGAAATCCACGAACGAATCGCAGTATTGCCCGAGCAGACCAAGGTAATGATTCTCGCCCCCATGGTTCGGGGCCGCAAAGGGAAACACACGGAGGTACTCGATCGCATCCGCCGCGAAGGATTCGTCCGGGTGCGCATTGATGGCCAAACCTACGAATTGGAACAACTTCCCGAGTTGAAGTCCGGGAAGCATCACGACATTGACGCGGTCGTGGACCGGGTAATCATCCGCGAGGGACTCGACAACCGCCTGGCGGAATCGGTGCGACTAGCACTCAAACACGGCGAAGGGGCACTGCGGATTTCCTATCTGACCCCTGAGGCAAAGGCAGAGCTCAACGGAAATGGGTCCAACGGGAATGGTGGTCAAAATGGCCAGGGCTGGGAAGAACGTGTGTTCAGCACACTTTATGCCTGCCCAGACTGCAAACGCAATCTGGCCGAAGTCGAGCCGCGCACGTTCAGTTTTAATAGTCCCTATGGTGCTTGCCCCACTTGCGATGGACTCGCAAGTCGCGAGGGATTTGATCCCGAGCTGGTGCTGACTGACATGAACCTGTCGCTATCGGGGGGTGCTATTGCCCCGTGGCGTGGTGTGACCGGTGCCCGTAAGAAACGACACCAGGAATTGATCTCCGCGTTTCTTGCCAAAGCCACAGTAAACGATGAAACTCCACTGGCAGAGTGGCCCGACGAAACTCGACGGCAATTCCTGAATGGAGATGGTGCCAAATGGGCTGGGCTCCTGGCTCACCTGGAAATGGACTATGCCCAGGCCAAGCGAGACAGCGTCCGTCAGCGGCTGGAGCAGTTTCGCTCAGAAGTGGTCTGTGAAGACTGTGGAGGTGCGCGACTGCAGCCTGAGGGGCGGTCCTGCCGACTGGCAGGGCTGGCGATTCACGAAATCACCGCGTTGGCGATTGATGCAGCACACGATTATTTCAGTGCACTACAGTTCCCGCCACAACAACAACCCATTGGTGAACCACTGGTGGCGGAAATTCTCAAGCGGCTGCGGTTCCTCAAACAAGTCGGAGTCGAGTATCTCTCGCTCGACCGACCGGCCGATACCTTGAGCGGTGGTGAGATGCAGCGCGTGCGACTGGCGACCGGCATCGGCTCCGGGCTTGTCGGCGTGTTGTACATTCTCGACGAACCTTCGATCGGCTTGCATCCGCGGGACAACGATTTGCTGATCAAGTCGCTCCAAGAATTGCAGCAGCAAGGCAACAGCGTGCTGATTGTCGAGCACGACGAAGCTGTCATGCGCGCCGCAGACTGGTTGATCGACATTGGACCTGGCGCCGGCAAAGGAGGCGGAACCATCGTCTCACAGGGAACCCCCGATCAAGTGGCAGCGGACACCGATTCACTCACGGGAGACTATCTGGCCGGTCGCAAGCAGATCAATGTTCCGAAAGAGCGTCGCAAGATTGCCAAGACTCGCTCAATTCAACTCGAAGGGGCCAGAGTCCACAATCTCGCGGACATCGACGTGGAGTTTCCCTTGGGAACTCTCACCTGTGTGACGGGTGTGAGTGGCTCAGGCAAGAGTTCCCTGGTGGTCGACACTCTGGCAAACGCCTTAGCACGAAAACTCAACGGAGCATCTGCCAAACCGGGACCTTATCGGGCACTTCGTGGGGCGAGCAAATTAGAACGATTGATCCACGTCGACCAATCCCCCATCGGTCGCACTCCGCGCTCGAATCCGGCAACGTACACCGGTGTGTTTGACGAAATTCGCCGTGTGTTTGCTGGCACCAAGCATGCCAAGCAACTTGGCTACAAGTTGGGCCGATTCAGCTTCAACACCAAAGGGGGCCGCTGCGAAGAGTGCCAGGGCCAAGGGGTGAAGCGGATCGAGATGCGGTTCCTGCCTGATCTCTTTGTCACCTGCCCCACCTGCCACGGTCGACAATTCAATCGCCAGACACTTGCCGTGCGGTACAAAGAGAAGTCCATCGCCGATGTTTTGGCTATGAGCATTGCCGATGCGGCCGTTTTCTTTGAAAACCATCCTGCCATCCACCGCATCCTGACCAGCCTGGTTGAAGTGGGGCTAGGATATCTGGCCCTCGGCCAGCGCTCGACGACCCTCTCTGGCGGCGAAGCTCAGCGGATCAAGCTGGCAGCCGAATTGGGAAAGCCCTCCCCCGGCAAAACGCTCTACATCCTCGACGAACCTACCACTGGCCTCCACACCGACGACATCCGCCGCTTATTGATCGTGCTGCAAAAGTTAGTCGACTTGGAACACACCGTGATAGTAATCGAACACAACTTGGACGTAATCAAATGCGCCGACTGGGTGATCGATCTCGGCCCTGAAGGTGGCCAAGGAGGTGGCCAACTAGTTGCTGTCGGCACCCCGGAAGAGGTGGCCCAGTGTGAAACAAGTCATACGGGACGCTATCTGCAGGTAATACTCCCCTAG
- a CDS encoding protein tyrosine phosphatase family protein, whose product MLRTLSLSIVAFTYPFSITWAQVAPEVPVQSTQLEECELGNATPVHRFGKVYLAGQPTEEDLPQLRSDGLKTIINLRPDRELSWDEGSAVKKSGMSYVHVPFRGEDQLTSKVFDQVLGVLSDKESGPTLLHCGGADRVGAIWYAHRVLNDKINPVEAELEAKKVGSRTPAYLEKAKEYVKAQQAK is encoded by the coding sequence ATGCTCCGTACTTTGTCTCTTTCAATCGTGGCTTTCACTTATCCGTTTTCGATCACTTGGGCTCAGGTAGCCCCAGAGGTTCCGGTCCAGTCGACGCAACTTGAAGAATGTGAACTGGGTAACGCCACACCGGTCCATCGTTTTGGCAAGGTGTATCTTGCTGGTCAGCCGACCGAAGAGGATCTGCCTCAACTCAGGTCCGATGGATTGAAAACGATCATTAATTTGCGTCCAGACAGGGAGTTGTCTTGGGATGAGGGGTCGGCAGTCAAGAAGTCCGGGATGTCATACGTCCATGTTCCATTTCGTGGTGAGGATCAACTTACCAGCAAGGTATTTGACCAAGTGCTGGGTGTGCTGAGTGATAAAGAAAGCGGCCCGACGCTACTGCACTGTGGAGGAGCCGATCGTGTAGGAGCAATCTGGTACGCCCATCGGGTACTCAATGACAAAATCAATCCTGTCGAGGCGGAGCTCGAAGCAAAGAAAGTGGGATCGCGCACCCCGGCGTATCTTGAGAAAGCGAAAGAGTATGTGAAGGCGCAGCAAGCGAAGTAG
- the ilvN gene encoding acetolactate synthase small subunit, translated as MRHVLSALVQNVPGVLAHVAGMFSSRGYNIDSLAVGETEDPQLSRMTFVVVGDDSLLEQVRKQLEKIVTVVRVDDISSQEFVERDLMLLKVRAEGDKRTEIGELCQIFRGRIVDVAPDQVMVEISGQEKKIQAFIELMRPFGILELVRSGRIAMVRGLNEPPSESGSIHMVTSGAK; from the coding sequence ATGCGTCATGTCTTGAGTGCCCTGGTGCAGAACGTGCCAGGCGTGCTGGCCCACGTAGCCGGCATGTTCTCCTCGCGCGGCTACAACATCGATAGCCTCGCTGTCGGAGAGACCGAAGACCCTCAACTCTCGCGGATGACCTTTGTAGTCGTCGGCGACGACAGCCTGCTAGAGCAAGTGCGCAAGCAGCTAGAGAAAATCGTCACCGTAGTGCGTGTCGACGACATCAGCTCTCAGGAATTCGTCGAACGTGATCTGATGCTATTGAAAGTTCGCGCAGAGGGAGACAAGCGCACCGAGATCGGCGAGCTTTGCCAAATCTTTCGTGGTCGCATCGTAGATGTTGCGCCCGATCAGGTGATGGTGGAGATTTCTGGTCAGGAAAAGAAAATCCAAGCGTTCATCGAGTTGATGCGTCCCTTCGGGATTCTAGAACTTGTACGCAGTGGACGGATCGCCATGGTTCGTGGGCTAAACGAACCACCGAGCGAATCCGGTTCGATTCACATGGTCACCAGCGGGGCAAAGTAG
- the ilvC gene encoding ketol-acid reductoisomerase, with protein MAATIYYDKDADLKALAGKTVAIIGYGSQGHAHAQNLRDSGVKVVVGQRPGGPNYELAVSHGFEPVSAEEAAKQGDVVNILLPDEVQGDVYRNSIRDNLSPGNILMCSHGFNVHFGQVVAPKGVDLLLVAPKGPGHLVRSEFVAGGGVPCLIALDDDASEETFKIGMAYAKGIGGTRGGVIRTTFAEETETDLFGEQAVLCGGAAALVKAGYETLVEAGYQPEMAYFECMHELKLIVDLFYQGGLNYMRYSVSNTAEFGDYTRGPRIVTDETKAEMKKILSEIQNGEFAREWILENKAGAPAFKAVRRRERNHPVEQVGKELRKMMSWIEEKEV; from the coding sequence ATGGCCGCTACTATTTATTATGACAAAGATGCCGACCTCAAAGCCTTAGCGGGCAAGACCGTGGCAATCATTGGTTACGGCTCCCAGGGCCACGCCCATGCTCAGAACTTACGCGATAGCGGCGTTAAAGTTGTGGTTGGTCAGCGGCCAGGAGGTCCCAACTACGAACTAGCTGTGAGCCATGGTTTTGAACCCGTCTCCGCCGAAGAAGCGGCCAAGCAGGGTGACGTGGTCAACATTCTGCTTCCCGACGAGGTGCAGGGTGATGTCTACCGCAACTCGATTCGCGACAATCTGTCGCCGGGCAACATCCTCATGTGCTCGCACGGATTCAATGTTCACTTCGGACAGGTGGTTGCCCCTAAGGGGGTCGATCTCTTGCTCGTGGCCCCCAAAGGTCCTGGCCACTTAGTCCGCAGCGAATTCGTGGCAGGTGGTGGCGTTCCCTGCCTGATCGCTCTGGATGACGATGCGAGTGAAGAAACCTTCAAGATCGGTATGGCTTACGCCAAGGGGATCGGCGGCACCCGTGGCGGCGTGATCCGCACCACGTTTGCCGAGGAAACAGAGACTGATCTTTTCGGCGAGCAAGCCGTGCTTTGCGGCGGAGCGGCAGCCCTAGTGAAGGCGGGGTACGAAACGCTCGTTGAAGCGGGCTACCAACCTGAGATGGCCTACTTCGAGTGTATGCACGAATTGAAGCTGATCGTCGACTTGTTTTACCAAGGTGGCTTAAACTACATGCGTTACAGCGTGTCGAACACGGCCGAATTCGGCGACTATACCCGCGGCCCGCGGATCGTCACTGACGAGACGAAGGCCGAAATGAAGAAAATCCTCAGCGAAATCCAAAACGGCGAATTCGCCCGTGAATGGATTCTGGAAAACAAAGCCGGTGCCCCGGCCTTCAAAGCAGTCCGTCGCCGCGAGCGTAATCATCCTGTCGAGCAGGTGGGCAAAGAGTTGCGCAAGATGATGTCGTGGATTGAAGAGAAAGAAGTGTAG